Proteins from a genomic interval of Kitasatospora kifunensis:
- a CDS encoding SDR family NAD(P)-dependent oxidoreductase: MSLKESSEPAELGERAESSEPVESSEPADGRAPGRILLLGGASEIGHEILKALHAPPGCEVILAGRDEQRMAELGAALPYGVRTVPYDATALDTHQRLVDDLFAAGPIDLVVSAAGLLTPQPELDADPVAAGRLIETNLTGHVTTLLAAVPHLRAQRRGLIVVLSSVAAVRPRRANFVYGATKAGLDAFARGLADSLHGSGVRVLLVRPGFVIGRMTEGMPPAPAATTAPAVGAAVAAAVARGAAVVWVPRKLAVLSHGLRLIPRPLWRRLRR, from the coding sequence GTGTCCTTGAAGGAGTCGAGCGAGCCCGCCGAGTTGGGCGAGCGAGCTGAGTCGAGCGAGCCGGTCGAGTCGAGCGAGCCAGCGGACGGCCGGGCGCCGGGCCGGATCCTGCTGCTGGGCGGCGCCAGCGAGATCGGCCACGAGATCCTCAAGGCGCTTCACGCGCCGCCCGGCTGCGAGGTGATCCTGGCCGGGCGCGACGAGCAGCGGATGGCCGAGCTGGGCGCCGCCCTGCCGTACGGGGTCCGCACCGTGCCCTACGACGCCACCGCGCTCGACACCCACCAACGCCTGGTGGACGACCTGTTCGCCGCCGGGCCGATCGACCTGGTGGTCTCCGCCGCCGGACTGCTCACCCCGCAACCGGAGTTGGACGCCGACCCGGTCGCCGCCGGGCGGCTGATCGAGACCAACCTGACCGGCCACGTCACCACCCTGCTCGCGGCCGTCCCGCACCTGCGCGCCCAGCGGCGCGGGCTGATCGTGGTCCTGTCCTCGGTGGCCGCGGTGCGCCCGCGCCGGGCCAACTTCGTCTACGGCGCCACCAAGGCCGGCCTCGACGCCTTCGCGCGCGGCCTGGCCGACTCGCTGCACGGCAGCGGTGTGCGGGTGCTGCTGGTCCGTCCGGGCTTCGTGATCGGCCGGATGACCGAGGGCATGCCCCCAGCTCCGGCGGCGACCACCGCCCCGGCGGTCGGCGCGGCGGTCGCGGCGGCGGTGGCGCGCGGGGCTGCCGTGGTCTGGGTGCCACGGAAGTTGGCGGTGCTCTCCCACGGCCTGCGGCTCATCCCCCGCCCCCTCTGGCGCCGACTGCGCCGCTGA
- a CDS encoding FAD-binding oxidoreductase: protein MTQSLTQSQGALLQGWGRSTGSRARVRGPLATQELSELLAGCPEGGVLARGAGCSYGDAAQNAGGLVLAPATRTSIELDVLGGTVRAAGSARFAEVLAKVVPEGLLLPVLPGTSRLTVGGAIAADVHGKNQRADGSLGDWLESIELLDGSGQVRLLTVDQDAEAFAATIGGMGLTGVILAATIRLIPISSTRLQVTSRRAADLDALLDELDAAARTSRYAVAWIDTTASGPRLGRGIVDRGDHLTSEQEPLCYAPARAPLAPRLPIGPFTPVTARAFNSLWYRKAPRERSGVQGLSEFFHRLDAVREWNRSLGPRGFLQYQFAVPDTAAGLLGEALTALRRAQAAPFLGTVKRFGCTGVGPLSFPLPGWSLAVDLPVASAAGRARLHAVLDQLDQRVAEAGGRIYLAKDARLGRAAFEAMYRPLDDWRAARARLDPADTMRSDLGRRLGLCP from the coding sequence TTGACGCAATCTCTGACGCAATCCCAAGGGGCGCTGCTCCAGGGCTGGGGACGCAGCACCGGCAGCCGCGCGCGCGTGCGCGGGCCGCTGGCGACCCAGGAGCTGAGCGAGCTGCTCGCGGGGTGCCCCGAGGGCGGGGTGCTGGCGCGCGGGGCCGGGTGCAGCTACGGCGACGCGGCGCAGAACGCCGGCGGGCTGGTGCTCGCCCCCGCCACCCGCACCTCGATCGAACTGGACGTCCTGGGCGGCACGGTGCGGGCCGCCGGGTCGGCCCGCTTCGCCGAGGTGCTGGCCAAGGTGGTGCCCGAGGGCCTGCTGCTGCCGGTGCTGCCGGGCACCAGCAGGCTGACGGTGGGCGGCGCGATCGCGGCGGACGTGCACGGCAAGAACCAGCGGGCGGACGGGAGTCTGGGCGACTGGCTGGAGAGCATCGAGCTGCTGGACGGCAGCGGCCAGGTGCGGCTGCTGACCGTGGACCAGGACGCCGAGGCCTTCGCGGCGACGATCGGCGGCATGGGTCTGACCGGCGTCATCCTGGCGGCCACCATCCGGCTGATCCCGATCTCCAGCACCCGCCTGCAGGTCACCTCCCGGCGGGCCGCGGACCTGGACGCGCTGCTGGACGAGCTGGACGCCGCCGCGCGCACCAGCCGGTACGCGGTCGCCTGGATCGACACCACCGCCAGCGGACCCCGGCTCGGGCGCGGCATCGTGGACCGGGGCGACCACCTGACCTCTGAACAGGAACCGCTGTGCTACGCGCCGGCACGGGCCCCGCTCGCGCCCCGGCTGCCGATCGGCCCGTTCACACCGGTCACCGCACGGGCCTTCAACAGCCTCTGGTACCGCAAGGCGCCGCGCGAACGCAGCGGCGTCCAGGGCCTGTCCGAGTTCTTCCACCGCTTGGACGCGGTGCGTGAGTGGAACCGCTCGCTGGGCCCACGCGGCTTCCTGCAGTACCAGTTCGCCGTGCCGGACACGGCCGCCGGGCTGCTCGGCGAGGCGCTGACCGCGCTGCGCCGGGCGCAGGCGGCGCCGTTCCTCGGCACCGTCAAGCGCTTCGGGTGCACGGGCGTCGGCCCGCTCTCCTTCCCGCTGCCCGGCTGGTCGCTCGCCGTCGACCTGCCGGTCGCCTCGGCAGCCGGGCGGGCCCGGCTGCATGCCGTGCTCGACCAGCTGGACCAGCGGGTGGCCGAGGCGGGCGGGCGGATCTACCTGGCCAAGGACGCCCGCCTCGGGCGCGCCGCCTTCGAGGCGATGTACCGGCCGCTGGATGATTGGCGCGCGGCGCGTGCCCGTCTGGACCCCGCCGACACCATGCGGTCCGACCTGGGACGGAGACTGGGACTGTGTCCTTGA
- a CDS encoding decaprenyl-phosphate phosphoribosyltransferase, whose translation MSAQPPVLPVPELDPIPGAAGPTAAGADRLGWPRAVLRTSRPRQWPKNLLVFAAPVAAADRGRIVGLPGALVAFGVFTMASCAVYFVNDVVDADRDRRHPTKCNRPVASGALAERHALALAVACVLLAEAIGAGLASATASAGLAFCVTGYLALSFLYSVTLKHLPILELTMVASGFVLRAIGGAAAARVAPSGWFVLVCSLGALLVAISKRYTELSTLGPAAAGHRPCLRRYTPSGLRLAQRALSVAMIAGYLGWALLNGSSWAVGWHLITVLPLAVALLRFDRLTGRATTARVEDLITRDGPMLACELVWLVLFVTAGTA comes from the coding sequence ATGAGCGCCCAGCCGCCGGTGCTGCCGGTCCCCGAACTCGACCCGATACCCGGCGCCGCGGGCCCCACCGCCGCCGGGGCCGACCGGCTCGGCTGGCCGCGCGCGGTGCTGCGCACCTCGCGGCCCCGCCAGTGGCCCAAGAACCTGCTGGTCTTCGCCGCCCCCGTGGCCGCCGCCGACCGGGGCCGGATCGTGGGCCTGCCCGGTGCCCTGGTCGCCTTCGGCGTCTTCACCATGGCCTCCTGTGCGGTGTACTTCGTCAACGACGTGGTCGACGCCGACCGCGACCGGCGCCACCCGACCAAGTGCAATCGCCCGGTGGCCAGCGGCGCACTGGCCGAACGCCACGCGCTCGCGCTCGCGGTGGCCTGCGTACTGCTGGCCGAGGCCATCGGCGCAGGGTTGGCCTCGGCCACCGCCAGTGCGGGGCTGGCCTTCTGTGTCACCGGCTACCTGGCCCTGTCGTTCCTCTACTCCGTCACCCTCAAGCACCTGCCGATCCTCGAACTGACCATGGTGGCCTCGGGGTTCGTGCTGCGTGCGATAGGCGGCGCGGCCGCCGCCCGGGTCGCCCCGTCCGGCTGGTTCGTCCTGGTCTGCAGCCTGGGCGCGCTACTGGTGGCGATATCCAAGCGCTACACCGAACTGTCGACTCTGGGCCCGGCCGCCGCCGGACACCGCCCCTGTCTGCGCCGCTACACACCCTCCGGGTTACGACTGGCCCAGCGGGCGCTGAGCGTGGCGATGATCGCCGGCTATCTGGGCTGGGCCCTGCTGAACGGCTCCAGTTGGGCGGTCGGCTGGCACTTGATCACGGTGCTGCCGCTCGCGGTGGCGCTGCTGCGCTTCGATCGGCTGACCGGGCGGGCGACCACGGCCCGTGTCGAGGACCTGATCACCCGTGACGGGCCGATGCTGGCCTGTGAGTTGGTGTGGTTGGTGCTCTTCGTGACAGCGGGGACGGCGTGA
- a CDS encoding phosphodiester glycosidase family protein, translating into MAPSTEPEADPEADPEAGLEADPEAGRQPTAGTEQPEATEGTPRRPRWPRRMLRKRPVRVVLALFLVFVTWLGWSLGEALLAPGNDGAVARIAEWARDHHLGPMVTGLETAQYKMNPPRVGGRPTISLDPVGPTPAQSTPAQSTPAQSASASAVASAENRHPQAPAVPPLTLAPLRSPAGDPLPGEGAWRVIGSTDGVPSVESALLRPDSEHTSYLAGVVSMDQRLVRFQLHPGTDDPGPDNWGVPPNIPPEARAGLLASFNGGFKVAEAQGGFYLNGVTHGTLRGGAGSLVFYKDGHTTVGSWGDEVSMSPDVVGVRQNLRLIVDHAAVPEDVDHDVESGWGLTIGGKFFVWRSGVGVTQDGRLIFAYGPALSVRTLADLLQQAGCVQAMQLDINPAWMSYNYYQQGADPQNPTSTKLLPDQERPADRYFEPTSRDFTAVYAR; encoded by the coding sequence GTGGCGCCGTCGACCGAACCCGAAGCCGATCCCGAAGCCGATCCCGAAGCCGGACTCGAAGCCGATCCCGAAGCCGGCCGGCAGCCCACGGCCGGGACCGAGCAGCCCGAGGCCACGGAAGGCACCCCGCGCCGCCCCCGCTGGCCGCGCCGGATGCTGCGAAAGCGCCCGGTGCGGGTCGTCCTCGCGCTCTTCCTGGTCTTCGTGACCTGGCTCGGCTGGTCCCTCGGCGAAGCGCTGCTGGCGCCCGGCAACGACGGCGCCGTCGCCCGGATCGCCGAGTGGGCCCGCGACCACCACCTCGGTCCGATGGTGACCGGCCTGGAGACCGCCCAGTACAAGATGAACCCGCCCAGGGTCGGCGGCCGCCCCACCATCTCGCTCGACCCGGTGGGCCCGACTCCCGCCCAGTCGACGCCCGCCCAGTCGACTCCCGCGCAGTCCGCCTCGGCCTCGGCAGTGGCCTCCGCCGAGAACAGGCACCCGCAGGCCCCGGCCGTGCCGCCGCTGACCCTCGCTCCGCTCCGCTCGCCGGCCGGCGACCCGCTGCCCGGCGAGGGCGCCTGGCGAGTGATCGGCAGCACCGACGGCGTGCCGTCGGTGGAGAGCGCGCTGCTGCGTCCCGACAGCGAGCACACCTCCTACCTGGCCGGCGTGGTCTCGATGGACCAGCGGCTGGTGCGCTTCCAGCTCCACCCCGGCACCGACGATCCAGGCCCGGACAACTGGGGCGTGCCGCCCAACATCCCGCCCGAGGCCCGCGCGGGGCTGCTGGCCAGCTTCAACGGCGGCTTCAAGGTGGCGGAGGCGCAGGGGGGTTTCTACCTCAACGGCGTCACCCACGGCACGCTGCGGGGCGGGGCCGGCTCGCTGGTCTTCTACAAGGACGGCCACACCACCGTCGGCTCCTGGGGAGACGAGGTCTCGATGAGCCCGGACGTGGTGGGTGTGCGGCAGAACCTGCGGCTGATCGTGGACCACGCGGCGGTGCCGGAGGACGTCGACCACGACGTGGAGAGCGGCTGGGGTCTGACCATCGGCGGCAAGTTCTTCGTCTGGCGCTCGGGCGTCGGCGTCACCCAGGACGGCCGGCTGATCTTCGCCTACGGGCCGGCCCTGTCCGTGCGCACCCTGGCCGACCTGCTGCAGCAGGCCGGCTGCGTGCAGGCGATGCAACTGGACATCAACCCGGCCTGGATGTCCTACAACTACTACCAGCAGGGCGCCGACCCGCAGAACCCGACGTCGACCAAGCTGCTGCCCGACCAGGAGCGGCCTGCCGACCGGTACTTCGAGCCGACCAGCCGTGACTTCACCGCGGTGTACGCCCGATGA
- a CDS encoding LysR substrate-binding domain-containing protein: MRAFLAVAEHLHFRDAAAAIGTSQPALSGAVAALEESLGAQLVERTTRKVIITPLGRRVAEHARRALAALHDLTQEVEAARRPFTGPLHLGVIPTVAPYLLPTVLRLVRDQYPDLELHVHEERTASLLEGLAAGRLDLLLLALPAAGAVPTRDIPLFDEDFVLVTQPEHPLAGRTDVPRDVLLDLDVLLLEEGHCLRDQALDLCREVGAEAGGGSTRAAGLSTLVQLVAGGLGVTLLPATALEVEAGRADRLTAVHFADPAPGRRIGLATRPGSARAAEHDRFADSLRAVLAELPVRIVGPS, translated from the coding sequence CTGCGCGCCTTCCTCGCCGTCGCCGAGCACCTGCACTTCCGGGATGCCGCCGCGGCCATCGGCACCAGCCAGCCCGCACTCTCCGGCGCCGTCGCCGCGCTGGAGGAGTCGCTCGGTGCCCAGTTGGTGGAGCGTACGACACGCAAGGTCATCATCACGCCACTGGGCAGGCGCGTGGCCGAGCACGCGCGCCGTGCGCTGGCCGCGCTGCACGACCTGACCCAGGAGGTCGAAGCGGCCCGCCGCCCGTTCACCGGACCGCTGCACCTGGGCGTGATCCCCACCGTCGCGCCCTACCTGCTGCCCACCGTGCTGCGCCTGGTCCGCGACCAGTACCCCGACCTCGAACTGCACGTCCACGAGGAGCGCACCGCCTCGCTGCTGGAGGGCCTGGCGGCAGGTCGGCTCGATCTGCTGCTGCTCGCGCTGCCCGCCGCGGGCGCCGTGCCGACCCGCGACATCCCGCTCTTCGACGAGGACTTCGTGCTGGTCACCCAGCCCGAGCACCCGCTGGCCGGGCGCACCGACGTGCCCCGCGACGTGCTGCTCGACCTGGACGTGCTGCTCCTGGAGGAGGGCCACTGCCTGCGTGACCAGGCGCTCGACCTCTGCCGCGAGGTCGGCGCCGAGGCGGGCGGGGGCTCCACGCGGGCGGCCGGGCTGTCCACCCTGGTCCAGCTCGTGGCGGGCGGTCTCGGCGTCACCCTGCTGCCCGCCACCGCCCTGGAGGTCGAGGCCGGGCGCGCCGACCGGCTGACCGCCGTCCACTTCGCCGACCCGGCCCCAGGCCGCCGGATCGGCCTGGCCACCCGCCCCGGCTCGGCCCGGGCCGCCGAGCACGACCGCTTCGCCGACTCGCTGCGTGCCGTCCTCGCCGAACTACCCGTGCGGATCGTCGGACCCTCTTAG
- a CDS encoding peroxiredoxin: protein MLTIGDKFPEFDLKACVSLDAASAFADIDHKTYEGKWKIVFFWPKDFTFVCPTEIAAFGKLNEEFADRDAQILGVSGDSEFVHHAWRKDHADLRDLPFPMLADIKHELMQACGVQDADGTAQRAVFIVDPNNEIQFVMVTAGSVGRNPKEVLRVLDALQTDELCPCNWNKGEDTLDAAALLAG, encoded by the coding sequence GTGCTCACGATCGGTGACAAGTTCCCCGAGTTCGACCTGAAGGCCTGCGTCAGCCTGGACGCCGCGAGCGCGTTCGCCGACATCGACCACAAGACCTACGAGGGCAAGTGGAAGATCGTCTTCTTCTGGCCGAAGGACTTCACCTTCGTCTGCCCGACCGAGATCGCCGCGTTCGGCAAGCTGAACGAGGAGTTCGCCGACCGTGACGCGCAGATCCTGGGCGTCTCCGGCGACTCGGAGTTCGTGCACCACGCCTGGCGCAAGGACCACGCCGACCTGCGTGACCTGCCCTTCCCGATGCTCGCCGACATCAAGCACGAGCTGATGCAGGCCTGTGGCGTCCAGGACGCGGACGGCACCGCCCAGCGCGCCGTCTTCATCGTGGACCCGAACAACGAGATCCAGTTCGTCATGGTGACCGCCGGCTCCGTCGGCCGTAACCCCAAGGAGGTCCTGCGGGTGCTGGACGCCCTGCAGACCGACGAGCTGTGCCCGTGCAACTGGAACAAGGGCGAGGACACCCTCGACGCCGCCGCCCTGCTGGCCGGCTGA
- a CDS encoding carboxymuconolactone decarboxylase family protein produces the protein MALDELKAALPDYAKDLKLNLSGVIANSELPAQQLWGTVLSCAMATGSKSVLAELEPQAKEILSEQAYTAAKSAAAIMAMNNVYYRTLHLLSDKEYGTLRTGLRMNVIGNPGVEKVDFELWSFAVSAINGCGQCLDSHEQVLRKAGVEREVIQAAAKIAAVVQAVASVLDAEAALA, from the coding sequence ATGGCGCTCGACGAGCTCAAGGCGGCTCTGCCCGACTATGCCAAGGACCTCAAGCTCAACCTGAGCGGCGTGATCGCCAACTCCGAGCTGCCGGCCCAGCAGCTCTGGGGCACGGTGCTCTCCTGCGCGATGGCCACCGGTAGCAAGTCGGTGCTCGCCGAGCTGGAGCCGCAGGCCAAGGAGATCCTCTCCGAGCAGGCGTACACCGCCGCCAAGTCCGCTGCCGCGATCATGGCGATGAACAACGTCTACTACCGGACGCTGCACCTGCTCTCCGACAAGGAGTACGGCACCCTGCGCACCGGGCTGCGGATGAACGTCATCGGCAACCCCGGCGTGGAGAAGGTCGACTTCGAGCTGTGGAGCTTCGCGGTCTCCGCGATCAACGGCTGCGGCCAGTGCCTGGACTCGCACGAGCAGGTACTGCGCAAGGCCGGCGTGGAGCGCGAGGTGATCCAGGCCGCGGCCAAGATCGCCGCCGTGGTCCAGGCCGTCGCCTCGGTGCTGGACGCCGAGGCCGCGCTCGCCTGA